In Passer domesticus isolate bPasDom1 chromosome 1, bPasDom1.hap1, whole genome shotgun sequence, one DNA window encodes the following:
- the SNX13 gene encoding sorting nexin-13 isoform X5 — MLTETSLSIWGWGSLGLVLFLVTFGPFAIFYFAFYILCFVGGGFVVTLLFGKSNSEKYLEQCEHSFLPCTSVGIPKCVEEMKREARPIKIDRRLTGANIIDEPLQQVIQFSLRDYVQYWYYTLSDDESFLLEIRQALQYALVQFSARSKETDWQPYFTTRLVDDFGTHLRVFRKAQQRIAEKGNQMKDQAEELVDTFFEVEVEMEKEVCRDLVCTSPKDEEGFLRDLCEVLLYILLPPGDFQNKIMRYFVREILSRGILLPLINQLSDPDYINQYVIWMIRDSNCNYEAFMNIIKLSDNIGELEAVKDKASEELQYLRSLDTAGDDINTIKNQINSLLYVIKVCDSRIQRLQSGKEIDTVKLAANFGKLCTVPLDHILVDNVALQFFMDYMQQTGGQAHLFFWMTVEGYRVTAQQQLEVLQSRQKDGKHQTNQTKGLLRAAAFGVYEQYLSEKASPRVNIDDNLVAKLAETLNHEDPTPEIFDDIQRKVYELMLRDERFYPSFKQNVLYVRMLAELDMLKDPSFRGSDDGEGESFNGSPTSSINLSLDDLSNVPTDETVQLHAYISDTVYADSDPYAVAGVCNDHGKTYALYAITVHRRNANSEEMWKTYRRYSDFHDFHMRITEQTLNPPKMKEGRNREL; from the exons gGGTTTTGTGGTTACTCttttatttggaaaaagcaattcagAAAAATACCTTGAGCAGTGTGAGCATTCATTTCTCCCTTGTACATCGGTTGGGATCCCTAAG TGCGTAGAAGAAATGAAACGTGAAGCCAGACCTATTAAGATTGACAGAAGATTGACAGGTGCAAACATAATTGATGAGCCTTTACAACAG GTAATCCAGTTTTCCCTGAGAGACTACGTGCAGTATTGGTATTACACACTAAGTGATGATGAATCCTTTCTTCTGGAAATTAGACAGGCTCTTCAGTATGCACTTGTTCAGTTTTCTGCCAG GTCAAAGGAAACAGACTGGCAGCCTTATTTCACTACACGACTTGTTGATGACTTTGGCACTCATCTTCGAGTTTTCAGAAAAGCTCAGCAAAGGATAGCAGAGAAAGGCAATCAGATGAAAG ATCAAGCTGAGGAACTTGTAGATACATTCTTTGAGGTTGAAgttgaaatggaaaaagaagtttGTCGTGATCTAGTCTGCACTTCTCCCAAAGATGAAGAAG GATTCCTAAGGGATCTGTGTGAGGTTTTACTGTATATATTGCTACCTCCTGGAGACTTCCAGAACAAGATCATGCGATACTTTGTCAGG GAAATCCTCTCCCGAGGAATTCTTCTTCCATTAATAAACCAGCTCAGTGATCCTGATTATATTAATCAGTATGTCATATGGATG ATTCGTGATTCCAACTGTAACTATGAGGCCTTTATGAATATTATTAAATTAAGTGATAATATAGGCGAGTTGGAAGCTGTGAAAGATAAAGCAAGTGAAGAATTGCAATATCTTCGATCTCTAGATACAGCAGGAGATG ATATCAACACtataaaaaatcaaataaacagTTTATTATATGTTATTAAAGTATGTGATTCAAGAATTCAGAGGTTGCAGTCAGGAAAA GAAATAGATACTGTGAAACTGGCAGCAAACTTTGGAAAACTTTGCACAGTCCCTCTGGACCATATTCTGGTAGACAATGTTGCACTACAGTTTTTTATGG ATTACATGCAGCAAACTGGTGGCCAAGCACATCTGTTTTTCTGGATGACAGTGGAAGGATACAGGGTTACAGCACAGCAACAACTGGAGGTACTTCAAAGCCGGCAGAAAGATGGAAAACATCAGACTAATCAGACCAAGGGTCTATTAAGAGCAGCTGCATTTGGAGTTTATGAGCAATATTTATCAGAAAAG GCATCTCCAAGAGTTAATATTGATGACAACTTAGTAGCAAAACTTGCAGAAACATTGAACCATGAGGATCCAACACCTGAGATCTTTGATGACATTCAGAGAAAG GTGTATGAGTTGATGCTGCGAGATGAGAGGTTCTACCCTTCGTTCAAGCAGAACGTCTTGTATGTGCGTATGTTGGCTGAGCTGGATATGCTGAAGGATCCCAGTTTCAGAGGATCAGATGATGGTGAAGGAG AATCTTTTAATGGGTCTCCTACTAGCAGCATAAATCTG TCCTTAGATGACCTTTCAAATGTCCCTACTGATGAGACAGTTCAGCTCCATGCATACATCTCAGATACTG TCTATGCTGACTCTGACCCATATGCTGTGGCAGGAGTGTGTAATGACCACGGCAAGACATACGCCCTGTACGCCATCACCGTCCACCGGCGAAATGCCAACAGTGAGGAGATGTGGAAGACATACCGGCGCTACAGCGACTTCCATGACTTTCACATGAGGATCACTGAGCAG ACTCTTAACCCTCCTAaaatgaaagaaggaagaaatagaGAGTTGTAA